A genomic window from Oceanobacillus timonensis includes:
- a CDS encoding YlmC/YmxH family sporulation protein, which yields MVKLSDLQIKELIVMDDGTRLGHIIDLEIDGRTGRIIAIIAEAKGKKSGMFAKAGELFIAWEKIVRIGEDVILVEKVKGPDLYTED from the coding sequence ATGGTGAAACTATCTGACTTACAAATAAAAGAATTAATTGTGATGGACGATGGAACAAGATTAGGGCATATCATTGATTTGGAGATAGACGGAAGGACCGGGAGAATTATCGCTATCATTGCGGAAGCGAAAGGGAAAAAATCAGGCATGTTTGCCAAAGCTGGAGAGCTTTTCATTGCTTGGGAAAAAATCGTACGGATTGGGGAAGATGTGATTTTAGTGGAAAAAGTAAAAGGGCCGGATCTCTATACCGAAGATTAA